CAAATGTAAGAGGAAAAGGTAAACGAGGTCGTCGCGGTCGAGGAAAACATGTACACTAGCgtttgtctttttctttatctttctctcttaagATTCACTTGTTGATCTTTCTCTAGGGTGTTCTCTCACTCTCTATTTGTTACTTTCTTTTTCAAACTTATGGGTAAGAAAACTCATTCATACCTTGTATTTTTACTTATGCATTTTAATATGAAAgccttgttacaaaaaaaaaaattactctatttttaaataaattataaaagagattatagagtttctttgatgctctaaaaaaactaaaccatGCCAATTTATTTGTATGTAACTCAATTGATATCACTAATTAATAATCCTAACCGAAACCCAAATTTGTGTATCTGAACCAAattgaattaattttaattataattgcatattaaaaataattgtagTGTAAAATTTTTGGAGTAAGCAGAACAACGGAATTTCGTATATCAAAAATGTGACTGtttttaaaaccaaaccaattttttaaccaaacaatcaATTTAcaaatggtttttatttaagattAATTTGCACATCTagaaacaaccaaaaaaaaaaaaaaataaccgaTAACCAAATGAAGAGGCAGAGGCagagagagataaaaaaaaacattgcatCAAAATATCCCAACATAAAAAAAGTCAAACCACACATCGAAATCAAAACCCATACATAGACAAGACTCCAGAGTTATTTGGTTCGACTAAACAAGCAGCAAGAACAACAAAATAATAGATCATTTGAATTCTTCTTCATTTCCTTACAAAcgtaagtcttttttttttccttaataaTAATTATCTCAGAAGCTAAAGATGTAGAAAGCTTTGATTTAAAACACCACCAAAAGGGAACCGCacatattttagtataattagAAAGCTTCTGAATCATTTTCCAACAAGTCTTTAAGCTCTCATCTTCGATTTCTCCATTGCTCTAGGTGCTGGAGCTGCAGCTGCAAACACCACATCGGATTATAATAAGACATTTCAGAAATTATACACGGACCAAACTCTTCAACGACTTAAACAACAGAAAATAATACATACCTAACCCAATGGCATCACAGCCTTTCATTATCTTGAGCTTCTTGCAGACACCAATAAATATCCTGTAGATTTAGATCAGAACCATCATATTCCAATTAGTATATATCTAATGCATATTAGATTTTATGCAACATTTATATTCAATATCCAGCAGAAAGCCATAAAGCTTCtaagaaatttagaaaataagtaAGGAAACTTACTCCCATGAAAAGTCGCCAACAAGCATCCAGTCCCCATCCTTGTCCTCGTAAGTGAGTACATAGTCTTTTCCATTCAGAAGATCCTTGAGTTTGGTCTCATTACGCACATCTTTCCCTGTAGCTCCGCTAGTTCCACATTGACCTAACATCAAATCAACCATGCAGGGTTAACCAAGTTTATTATTTGTTACTCATCGATCCACCTTGTGAATTCTAACAAAGAGCGCTTAGAATAACATCACTAGCAATCACAGAAATATCTCACCAAGAGTGAAAGTGGTGAACATTTTCTCCAAGGCTGCAGAAAGCTCCCCGTAGTTAGTGTAGCTCCTCAGGTCAACTTTCCTCAGATATGGAGCACCATCCATGCTGACCTTCACAAAGAGAGGCCCAGAACCTGGCTTCCCATCAACTTCATCACTGTTCTTACAAGTGGTGGCCAATGTGTTCTTCCTGTATGATCTCACTGGAGGCCAACCAACAATCTGTgccctgaaaaaaaaaagaatttagaaTTACCCACCAGCTGATGAGAAGAGATCAATTTTTAATCAAACTCAAGCAAAGGATCATATATCCGGTCATTACTTGGCTGCAGGTGGGCTAGAGCTGTTGTTTGTAGTGCTCAGCTTTCCTTTAGGTATGTTCTGTGCCACTTCCTTCTTTATAACAGATTGGGTGGCTACCACCGCTTCAGGAAACATCCAGTTTTTCTCAGTATAAACAGGAACTTTATCCATAGTGTCAGCGAAGCCTCTTTTATTCCCTGAGGCAATGTTCTTCTGAGAGGAGGGACAAATCTCATCTTTGGAAGGAAGCAAAGGAAAGAAAAGTTTCTCATCGAGCTTAGCTGGACCAAGTGAGTTGAGCTCAGTGTCTCTAGCAGGAGACTGTGATCCAGGAAGGCCAAGTGTGAGCTCAGTGGCCTTGAGGCTGATAGTGGCTTTGTCATCATCTGCAAGGCCGGAGAGATTTGAGCTCCCAACAGAGGAACAATCAGAGAGACCCAAGTAGTTATGCTCCTTGAGTACTCCTACAATGTTCCTGGTAGAACTTGCCACAGAGACATTGCTCTGCAGCTCCTCTTCCGGTGACATTTTGAAAACTTACGGTTTCTTCAACTGCAAACacataacaaaaacaaacataagaaaacaataattaGGTTTTAAGATTGCATCTAACTAACAACCACAAGAAAACATTCAAGACTCAGAAGAAACTCTGAAACCATATCAATTAGGGTTTGAAACCATATCTACCTAACAACCACGAAAACATTCTTCTCAAAAATCAACCAAAACCAGTAATCCGCTTCAGAAATCAAAGATACTAAAACACTCAGTCACAACGATAAGAACGTGTAGAGCAAACCAAACtcgaaataaaaatcataataggaagaaaaaaatggaaacaaGTCAACTCAGTAGAGTCAGACTCAGACGCAGCAGGACTTGAACCAGACTCAGAtacgttcttcttcttcttcttcttcaacctaTTCTCAGATTTCACCTTCTACTAGAGATTATTCATGCACGCGAGAAGAGCGCTAACAGAAACTACGATCCGCCGTAGAAATTTAACCTATATATCGAAGACGAAACTCAATAGCTCGTAGATCTAGTAACTACCAACACATGAAGCTCGAGTACCGATGAATCATCGAAGAAGGAAGGTAGAGAGAAGAGATAGTTATAACCTGAAAGGCAAAACGAATCGCTGCCGGAAAATAGAGCTcacgaagaagaagatcgaTTAGATTCAGATATTAACAGAGAAGGAGAATAATCAAGGAGCTGTAAAAGAGAGAGGTGTTAAGTTCCTTCCATTAAAGCACAAAAGCTTTATTTTTATCATCACACCTCAAAACTCGTAGCCGAGAcggaaattaaaaaataaaaagataaaaacattaaaaacgaAGTGGCACAATTGTTAATAAGTGGACAACGTTGCGCATTTACGTTTACGGTTTCTCTATGATGATTCTAATCCAACGGTTGCGATTTAATCTTAGTGAGAAATCCGGATCGTCCGATCTGCGCCAACGGGTTTTGAGCCGTTGATAAATTACGGGGAGTATGATATTTTTAactttcccacccgaaaggggATGCTTGTCTGCAAATATTAAATTCCCATCCTGTCCTCTGTCTCTAATGACTGATATTACCCTTCCTTTGCGAATTTAATAATCTGAAGTATGAAGGGTACGAAGGTAATTACAATATGAGTAAAAGAGGAGTGAGAGGGGACAGGAAAGCGGCACCCCAAGTCGGTTTGCCGGGTGGTGAATGGGACATCTAACCTCCTCcacttttttctctctctctctactttaatctttttcatttttctaattAAGTTCTTAATCCTTTTGATAATCTttcttttggtttaaattaatttaattccGCCACTTCCCCTAATGTCTTTTAACTTTGCTAGGAGTTAAACTGCGATATGCGCGGAgctattttgattttcaaatgtaaacta
The window above is part of the Brassica napus cultivar Da-Ae chromosome C3, Da-Ae, whole genome shotgun sequence genome. Proteins encoded here:
- the LOC106348109 gene encoding auxin-responsive protein IAA9 — protein: MSPEEELQSNVSVASSTRNIVGVLKEHNYLGLSDCSSVGSSNLSGLADDDKATISLKATELTLGLPGSQSPARDTELNSLGPAKLDEKLFFPLLPSKDEICPSSQKNIASGNKRGFADTMDKVPVYTEKNWMFPEAVVATQSVIKKEVAQNIPKGKLSTTNNSSSPPAAKAQIVGWPPVRSYRKNTLATTCKNSDEVDGKPGSGPLFVKVSMDGAPYLRKVDLRSYTNYGELSAALEKMFTTFTLGQCGTSGATGKDVRNETKLKDLLNGKDYVLTYEDKDGDWMLVGDFSWEIFIGVCKKLKIMKGCDAIGLAAAPAPRAMEKSKMRA